The Glycine max cultivar Williams 82 chromosome 12, Glycine_max_v4.0, whole genome shotgun sequence genome window below encodes:
- the LOC100305418 gene encoding cytokinin-regulated kinase precursor has translation MAPFLINHLFVFLFCLRAINTLSTTVSISETSNSNQTLICVLQHPNQQGQSNLNCTSFPQAQAITLDVNPNVSYSQIVGGNGFVCALGPLSSSISVMGCWRFSANATYNVPYKRIYRGPIVEDIDSGNSHVCGLVRKGNKNNSLELECWQWHGFNSSMSMPMSSVAVGENFVCGLSERGDVNCRERGRGNGSRVRVVVDAPAPGGNYSYIAAGFRHACVISGDGSLHCWGDMEEGQKPPQAGSFISLALGEKRSCALGDDRRVVCWGSNNFSMPRRLQDTYFESIVAKRTVFCGVLSSDYSLLCWGSKIFESNNKVFDDVLPGPCRNECPCGPQSNSAKLCNSPGGVICQPCSPRVVQSPSPPSNQSGGWSSQMVAFLVVGCVGCSSLLLVTAFFLNRYCNSKRRGSRVHDSGRLDDDPQAQDGSRVLQKRLSHAISMGNGSPLEEFSLETLLQVTNNFCEDKRIGLGSFGAVYHSTLEDGKEVAIKRAEASSSTYTVLGGQGQVDKDNAFVNELESLSRLHHKNLVRLLGFYEDSKERILVYDYMDNGSLSDHLHKLQSSALMSWAVRIKVALDAARGIEYLHQYATPPIIHRDIKSANILLDAKWTAKVSDFGLSLMGPDPEDEDAHLSLLAAGTVGYMDPEYYRLQHLTPKSDVYSFGVVLLELLSGYKAIHKNENGVPRNVVDFVVPFIFQDEIHRVLDRRVAPPTPFEIEAVAYVGYLAADCVRLEGRDRPTMSQVVNNLERALAACLAKPILSRSTTDSISSQ, from the coding sequence ATGGCACCTTTTCTCATTAATCAcctctttgttttccttttttgtctTCGAGCCATAAACACACTTTCCACCACTGTTTCCATCTCTGAAACTTCCAATTCCAACCAAACACTTATCTGTGTCCTGCAACATCCAAACCAACAAGGACAATCAAATCTCAACTGTACCAGCTTCCCTCAGGCTCAGGCTATTACACTTGATGTCAATCCCAATGTTTCTTACTCTCAGATTGTGGGCGGCAACGGGTTCGTGTGTGCTTTAGGACCGTTGTCTTCTTCCATCTCCGTCATGGGCTGTTGGAGATTCTCTGCCAATGCTACATACAATGTTCCGTACAAACGCATCTACCGTGGACCCATCGTGGAAGATATCGACAGTGGCAACTCTCACGTTTGCGGTCTTGTAAGAAAAGGAAATAAGAACAATAGCCTTGAGCTGGAGTGTTGGCAATGGCATGGGTTCAATTCAAGCATGTCCATGCCCATGTCAAGCGTTGCAGTTGGAGAGAATTTCGTGTGTGGCTTATCAGAGAGAGGGGACGTTAATTGCAGGGAAAGAGGAAGGGGTAATGGGAGTAGGGTAAGAGTTGTGGTTGATGCCCCTGCGCCTGGTGGGAATTACAGTTATATCGCAGCTGGGTTTAGGCATGCCTGTGTCATATCTGGTGATGGTAGCTTGCATTGTTGGGGAGACATGGAGGAGGGTCAGAAACCACCGCAAGCTGGGAGCTTCATTTCTCTGGCGTTGGGAGAGAAGCGAAGCTGTGCACTTGGGGACGACAGAAGAGTTGTGTGTTGGGGGTCCAATAATTTCAGCATGCCACGCAGATTGCAAGACACTTACTTCGAATCAATTGTGGCAAAGCGAACCGTTTTCTGCGGAGTCTTGTCTTCTGACTATTCCTTGCTCTGTTGGGGTTCCAAAATATTTGAGTCAAACAACAAGGTGTTTGACGACGTCCTCCCAGGACCTTGTCGGAACGAGTGCCCGTGTGGGCCCCAGTCAAATTCAGCCAAACTATGTAACTCTCCTGGAGGAGTCATTTGTCAACCCTGTTCCCCCAGAGTGGTTCAATCTCCCTCGCCTCCATCGAACCAAAGTGGTGGTTGGAGCAGCCAAATGGTGGCGTTTCTGGTGGTTGGTTGTGTGGGATGCAGTTCTCTATTGCTAGTCACGGCCTTCTTCCTTAACAGGTACTGCAACTCCAAACGCAGAGGAAGCCGCGTCCATGACTCTGGCCGCTTGGATGACGATCCACAGGCACAGGATGGATCTCGTGTTCTTCAGAAGCGCTTGAGCCACGCCATAAGCATGGGAAATGGGAGCCCTTTGGAGGAGTTCTCCCTGGAGACACTGCTTCAAGTCACCAACAATTTCTGTGAGGACAAGAGAATTGGGCTTGGTAGCTTCGGTGCAGTGTACCATTCCACCCTGGAGGACGGCAAGGAGGTTGCTATAAAAAGAGCCGAAGCCTCATCCTCAACCTACACAGTTTTGGGTGGGCAAGGGCAAGTGGACAAAGACAATGCCTTTGTGAACGAGCTGGAATCACTCTCAAGACTCCACCACAAGAACCTGGTCCGGTTGTTGGGGTTCTATGAAGACAGCAAAGAACGCATTTTGGTGTACGATTACATGGACAATGGGAGCCTGAGTGATCATCTCCACAAGCTCCAAAGTTCAGCTCTCATGTCATGGGCAGTGAGAATCAAGGTGGCTCTAGATGCTGCAAGGGGCATAGAGTACTTGCACCAATACGCCACTCCACCAATCATTCACCGTGACATTAAGTCTGCCAACATATTATTGGATGCCAAGTGGACAGCAAAAGTGTCTGATTTTGGACTCTCTCTCATGGGCCCTGACCCTGAAGATGAGGATGCCCACCTTTCACTTCTGGCCGCTGGCACTGTTGGCTACATGGACCCTGAATACTATAGGCTTCAACATTTGACCCCCAAGAGTGACGTCTACAGCTTTGGGGTGGTTTTGCTTGAGTTGCTCTCCGGCTACAAGGCCATCCATAAAAACGAGAATGGGGTGCCACGAAATGTTGTTGATTTTGTGGTGCCATTCATTTTCCAAGATGAGATTCACAGAGTGTTGGACAGAAGAGTGGCCCCACCCACGCCCTTTGAGATAGAGGCAGTGGCCTACGTCGGTTATTTGGCTGCTGATTGTGTTAGGCTTGAAGGTCGAGATAGACCAACTATGTCTCAAGTTGTAAATAACTTGGAAAGAGCATTGGCTGCATGTTTAGCCAAGCCAATACTCTCTAGGTCCACCACCGATTCTATTTCTTCACAATAG
- the LOC100789704 gene encoding receptor-like protein kinase HSL1-like isoform X1 produces the protein MAKSPRLFHFFQFLAMLLLTSYSIFPPCVSLTLETQALLQFKNHLKDSSNSLASWNESDSPCKFYGITCDPVSGRVTEISLDNKSLSGDIFPSLSILQSLQVLSLPSNLISGKLPSEISRCTSLRVLNLTGNQLVGAIPDLSGLRSLQVLDLSANYFSGSIPSSVGNLTGLVSLGLGENEYNEGEIPGTLGNLKNLAWLYLGGSHLIGDIPESLYEMKALETLDISRNKISGRLSRSISKLENLYKIELFSNNLTGEIPAELANLTNLQEIDLSANNMYGRLPEEIGNMKNLVVFQLYENNFSGELPAGFADMRHLIGFSIYRNSFTGTIPGNFGRFSPLESIDISENQFSGDFPKFLCENRKLRFLLALQNNFSGTFPESYVTCKSLKRFRISMNRLSGKIPDEVWAIPYVEIIDLAYNDFTGEVPSEIGLSTSLSHIVLTKNRFSGKLPSELGKLVNLEKLYLSNNNFSGEIPPEIGSLKQLSSLHLEENSLTGSIPAELGHCAMLVDLNLAWNSLSGNIPQSVSLMSSLNSLNISGNKLSGSIPENLEAIKLSSVDFSENQLSGRIPSGLFIVGGEKAFLGNKGLCVEGNLKPSMNSDLKICAKNHGQPSVSADKFVLFFFIASIFVVILAGLVFLSCRSLKHDAEKNLQGQKEVSQKWKLASFHQVDIDADEICKLDEDNLIGSGGTGKVYRVELRKNGAMVAVKQLGKVDGVKILAAEMEILGKIRHRNILKLYASLLKGGSNLLVFEYMPNGNLFQALHRQIKDGKPNLDWNQRYKIALGAGKGIAYLHHDCNPPVIHRDIKSSNILLDEDYESKIADFGIARFAEKSDKQLGYSCLAGTLGYIAPELAYATDITEKSDVYSFGVVLLELVSGREPIEEEYGEAKDIVYWVLSNLNDRESILNILDERVTSESVEDMIKVLKIAIKCTTKLPSLRPTMREVVKMLIDAEPCAFKSPNKDTKALL, from the exons ATGGCCAAGAGTCCCCGTCTCTTTCACTTTTTCCAGTTCTTGGCAATGCTGTTACTCACTTCCTACTCTATTTTTCCACCTTGTGTGTCTCTGACGTTGGAAACCCAAGCTCTTCTTCAGTTCAAGAATCATTTGAAGGATTCCTCGAATTCATTGGCTTCATGGAATGAATCAGACTCTCCATGCAAGTTTTATGGAATTACATGTGATCCGGTTTCTGGAAGAGTCACAGAAATCTCACTGGACAATAAGTCCCTCTCTGGTGACATTTTCCCATCCCTCTCGATTCTGCAGAGCCTGCAAGTTCTGTCACTCCCATCCAATTTAATTTCTGGAAAGCTTCCATCAGAAATAAGCAGGTGTACCAGCCTGAGAGTGTTGAATCTAACAGGAAATCAATTGGTTGGAGCAATCCCAGACTTGTCTGGGCTGAGAAGCCTGCAGGTTCTTGACCTTTCAGCAAACTACTTTTCTGGCAGCATCCCCAGCTCGGTGGGGAATCTAACTGGACTGGTTTCACTGGGTCTTGGGGAAAATGAATACAATGAGGGTGAGATTCCAGGGACtcttggaaatctcaagaacttgGCCTGGCTCTATCTTGGTGGCTCCCACTTGATAGGAGACATTCCAGAATCACTATATGAAATGAAGGCATTGGAGACACTGGATATTTCGAGAAACAAGATCTCTGGCAGACTCTCCAGATCAATTTCCAAGTTAGAGAATCTTTACAAGATTGAGCTCTTCTCCAATAATTTGACAGGAGAGATACCAGCCGAGCTAGCAAACCTCACCAATCTGCAGGAGATTGACCTTTCTGCCAACAATATGTATGGTAGGTTGCCAGAGGAAATTGGTAACATGAAGAACTTGGTTGTTTTTCAACTATATGAAAACAACTTTTCTGGAGAACTTCCTGCTGGATTTGCAGATATGCGTCATCTCATTGGATTCTCAATTTATAGAAACAGCTTCACTGGGACGATTCCGGGAAATTTTGGCAGGTTTTCACCACTTGAAAGTATTGACATATCTGAGAATCAATTTTCAGGTGATTTCCCAAAGTTCTTGTGTGAAAACAGGAAGTTGAGGTTTTTGCTTGCATTGCAAAACAATTTCTCTGGGACTTTTCCGGAGTCTTATGTTACATGTAAATCTCTGAAGAGGTTTAGGATTAGTATGAACCGATTATCTGGGAAAATTCCAGACGAGGTTTGGGCAATTCCATATGTAGAAATAATTGATTTGGCCTATAATGATTTCACTGGTGAGGTACCTTCAGAAATCGGGTTGTCTACTAGCTTAAGTCATATAGTTTTGACAAAGAACAGGTTTTCAGGTAAGCTCCCATCAGAGCTTGGCAAGCTGGTGAACTTGGAGAAGCTTTACTTGAGCAACAATAATTTCTCTGGTGAAATACCACCTGAAATTGGATCTCTGAAGCAGTTATCTTCTTTGCATCTAGAAGAGAATTCTTTAACTGGATCAATACCTGCAGAACTGGGTCATTGTGCAATGCTGGTGGACTTGAATCTTGCTTGGAATTCTCTATCTGGAAATATCCCCCAGTCAGTTTCACTTATGAGCTCATTGAACTCTCTTAACATATCTGGGAACAAACTTTCAGGTTCTATTCCAGAAAATTTAGAAGCAATAAAGTTAAGCTCAGTGGATTTTTCTGAAAACCAGCTTTCTGGAAGAATCCCATCTGGTCTTTTTATTGTTGGAGGAGAGAAAGCTTTTCTTGGAAACAAGGGGCTGTGTGTTGAGGGAAACCTAAAACCTTCCATGAATTCTGATTTGAAGATTTGTGCCAAAAATCATGGTCAGCCAAGTGTCTCTGCTGATAAATTTGTCTTGTTCTTTTTCAttgcttctatttttgttgttattttggcGGGGTTGGTGTTTTTGAGTTGTAGAAGCCTCAAGCATGACGCCGAGAAAAACTTGCAAGGTCAAAAGGAAGTCAGTCAAAAATGGAAACTTGCATCTTTCCATCAAGTAGATATTGATGCCGATGAAATATGTAAATTGGATGAAGATAATTTGATAGGTAGTGGTGGTACAGGAAAGGTTTATCGAGTGGAGTTGAGGAAAAATGGAGCCATGGTGGCTGTCAAGCAACTAGGGAAAGTAGATGGTGTGAAAATTTTAGCTGCAGAGATGGAGATTTTGGGGAAAATTAGGCATAGAAACATACTTAAACTCTATGCTTCTTTACTTAAAGGAGGATCCAACCTTTTAGTGTTTGAGTACATGCCAAATGGTAATCTTTTTCAAGCTCTTCACAGACAGATAAAAGATGGGAAGCCAAACTTGGATTGGAACCAGAGGTATAAAATTGCTCTGGGAGCTGGGAAAGGAATTGCCTATTTACACCATGACTGTAACCCACCAGTTATTCACAGGGATATAAAATCCAGCAACATTTTGCTTGATGAGGATTATGAGTCAAAAATTGCTGATTTTGGTATTGCAAGGTTTGCAGAAAAATCTGATAAGCAGTTGGGTTATAGCTGTCTAGCGGGCACACTTGGTTATATTGCTCCAG AACTTGCTTATGCCACTGACATCACGGAAAAGAGTGATGTTTATAGCTTTGGAGTGGTGCTATTAGAATTAGTGTCTGGCAGAGAACCCATTGAAGAGGAATATGGAGAGGCGAAGGATATTGTTTATTGGGTGTTGAGTAATCTCAATGACCGTGAAAGTATTCTCAACATTCTTGATGAAAGGGTGACATCCGAGTCTGTTGAAGATATGATCAAAGTGTTGAAGATTGCTATTAAGTGCACCACTAAGCTTCCATCGTTGCGCCCCACCATGAGAGAGGTTGTTAAGATGCTAATTGATGCCGAACCTTGCGCATTCAAATCTCCAAACAAAGACACAAAGGCCCTTCTCTAG
- the LOC100789704 gene encoding receptor-like protein kinase HSL1-like, with product MLLLTSYSIFPPCVSLTLETQALLQFKNHLKDSSNSLASWNESDSPCKFYGITCDPVSGRVTEISLDNKSLSGDIFPSLSILQSLQVLSLPSNLISGKLPSEISRCTSLRVLNLTGNQLVGAIPDLSGLRSLQVLDLSANYFSGSIPSSVGNLTGLVSLGLGENEYNEGEIPGTLGNLKNLAWLYLGGSHLIGDIPESLYEMKALETLDISRNKISGRLSRSISKLENLYKIELFSNNLTGEIPAELANLTNLQEIDLSANNMYGRLPEEIGNMKNLVVFQLYENNFSGELPAGFADMRHLIGFSIYRNSFTGTIPGNFGRFSPLESIDISENQFSGDFPKFLCENRKLRFLLALQNNFSGTFPESYVTCKSLKRFRISMNRLSGKIPDEVWAIPYVEIIDLAYNDFTGEVPSEIGLSTSLSHIVLTKNRFSGKLPSELGKLVNLEKLYLSNNNFSGEIPPEIGSLKQLSSLHLEENSLTGSIPAELGHCAMLVDLNLAWNSLSGNIPQSVSLMSSLNSLNISGNKLSGSIPENLEAIKLSSVDFSENQLSGRIPSGLFIVGGEKAFLGNKGLCVEGNLKPSMNSDLKICAKNHGQPSVSADKFVLFFFIASIFVVILAGLVFLSCRSLKHDAEKNLQGQKEVSQKWKLASFHQVDIDADEICKLDEDNLIGSGGTGKVYRVELRKNGAMVAVKQLGKVDGVKILAAEMEILGKIRHRNILKLYASLLKGGSNLLVFEYMPNGNLFQALHRQIKDGKPNLDWNQRYKIALGAGKGIAYLHHDCNPPVIHRDIKSSNILLDEDYESKIADFGIARFAEKSDKQLGYSCLAGTLGYIAPELAYATDITEKSDVYSFGVVLLELVSGREPIEEEYGEAKDIVYWVLSNLNDRESILNILDERVTSESVEDMIKVLKIAIKCTTKLPSLRPTMREVVKMLIDAEPCAFKSPNKDTKALL from the exons ATGCTGTTACTCACTTCCTACTCTATTTTTCCACCTTGTGTGTCTCTGACGTTGGAAACCCAAGCTCTTCTTCAGTTCAAGAATCATTTGAAGGATTCCTCGAATTCATTGGCTTCATGGAATGAATCAGACTCTCCATGCAAGTTTTATGGAATTACATGTGATCCGGTTTCTGGAAGAGTCACAGAAATCTCACTGGACAATAAGTCCCTCTCTGGTGACATTTTCCCATCCCTCTCGATTCTGCAGAGCCTGCAAGTTCTGTCACTCCCATCCAATTTAATTTCTGGAAAGCTTCCATCAGAAATAAGCAGGTGTACCAGCCTGAGAGTGTTGAATCTAACAGGAAATCAATTGGTTGGAGCAATCCCAGACTTGTCTGGGCTGAGAAGCCTGCAGGTTCTTGACCTTTCAGCAAACTACTTTTCTGGCAGCATCCCCAGCTCGGTGGGGAATCTAACTGGACTGGTTTCACTGGGTCTTGGGGAAAATGAATACAATGAGGGTGAGATTCCAGGGACtcttggaaatctcaagaacttgGCCTGGCTCTATCTTGGTGGCTCCCACTTGATAGGAGACATTCCAGAATCACTATATGAAATGAAGGCATTGGAGACACTGGATATTTCGAGAAACAAGATCTCTGGCAGACTCTCCAGATCAATTTCCAAGTTAGAGAATCTTTACAAGATTGAGCTCTTCTCCAATAATTTGACAGGAGAGATACCAGCCGAGCTAGCAAACCTCACCAATCTGCAGGAGATTGACCTTTCTGCCAACAATATGTATGGTAGGTTGCCAGAGGAAATTGGTAACATGAAGAACTTGGTTGTTTTTCAACTATATGAAAACAACTTTTCTGGAGAACTTCCTGCTGGATTTGCAGATATGCGTCATCTCATTGGATTCTCAATTTATAGAAACAGCTTCACTGGGACGATTCCGGGAAATTTTGGCAGGTTTTCACCACTTGAAAGTATTGACATATCTGAGAATCAATTTTCAGGTGATTTCCCAAAGTTCTTGTGTGAAAACAGGAAGTTGAGGTTTTTGCTTGCATTGCAAAACAATTTCTCTGGGACTTTTCCGGAGTCTTATGTTACATGTAAATCTCTGAAGAGGTTTAGGATTAGTATGAACCGATTATCTGGGAAAATTCCAGACGAGGTTTGGGCAATTCCATATGTAGAAATAATTGATTTGGCCTATAATGATTTCACTGGTGAGGTACCTTCAGAAATCGGGTTGTCTACTAGCTTAAGTCATATAGTTTTGACAAAGAACAGGTTTTCAGGTAAGCTCCCATCAGAGCTTGGCAAGCTGGTGAACTTGGAGAAGCTTTACTTGAGCAACAATAATTTCTCTGGTGAAATACCACCTGAAATTGGATCTCTGAAGCAGTTATCTTCTTTGCATCTAGAAGAGAATTCTTTAACTGGATCAATACCTGCAGAACTGGGTCATTGTGCAATGCTGGTGGACTTGAATCTTGCTTGGAATTCTCTATCTGGAAATATCCCCCAGTCAGTTTCACTTATGAGCTCATTGAACTCTCTTAACATATCTGGGAACAAACTTTCAGGTTCTATTCCAGAAAATTTAGAAGCAATAAAGTTAAGCTCAGTGGATTTTTCTGAAAACCAGCTTTCTGGAAGAATCCCATCTGGTCTTTTTATTGTTGGAGGAGAGAAAGCTTTTCTTGGAAACAAGGGGCTGTGTGTTGAGGGAAACCTAAAACCTTCCATGAATTCTGATTTGAAGATTTGTGCCAAAAATCATGGTCAGCCAAGTGTCTCTGCTGATAAATTTGTCTTGTTCTTTTTCAttgcttctatttttgttgttattttggcGGGGTTGGTGTTTTTGAGTTGTAGAAGCCTCAAGCATGACGCCGAGAAAAACTTGCAAGGTCAAAAGGAAGTCAGTCAAAAATGGAAACTTGCATCTTTCCATCAAGTAGATATTGATGCCGATGAAATATGTAAATTGGATGAAGATAATTTGATAGGTAGTGGTGGTACAGGAAAGGTTTATCGAGTGGAGTTGAGGAAAAATGGAGCCATGGTGGCTGTCAAGCAACTAGGGAAAGTAGATGGTGTGAAAATTTTAGCTGCAGAGATGGAGATTTTGGGGAAAATTAGGCATAGAAACATACTTAAACTCTATGCTTCTTTACTTAAAGGAGGATCCAACCTTTTAGTGTTTGAGTACATGCCAAATGGTAATCTTTTTCAAGCTCTTCACAGACAGATAAAAGATGGGAAGCCAAACTTGGATTGGAACCAGAGGTATAAAATTGCTCTGGGAGCTGGGAAAGGAATTGCCTATTTACACCATGACTGTAACCCACCAGTTATTCACAGGGATATAAAATCCAGCAACATTTTGCTTGATGAGGATTATGAGTCAAAAATTGCTGATTTTGGTATTGCAAGGTTTGCAGAAAAATCTGATAAGCAGTTGGGTTATAGCTGTCTAGCGGGCACACTTGGTTATATTGCTCCAG AACTTGCTTATGCCACTGACATCACGGAAAAGAGTGATGTTTATAGCTTTGGAGTGGTGCTATTAGAATTAGTGTCTGGCAGAGAACCCATTGAAGAGGAATATGGAGAGGCGAAGGATATTGTTTATTGGGTGTTGAGTAATCTCAATGACCGTGAAAGTATTCTCAACATTCTTGATGAAAGGGTGACATCCGAGTCTGTTGAAGATATGATCAAAGTGTTGAAGATTGCTATTAAGTGCACCACTAAGCTTCCATCGTTGCGCCCCACCATGAGAGAGGTTGTTAAGATGCTAATTGATGCCGAACCTTGCGCATTCAAATCTCCAAACAAAGACACAAAGGCCCTTCTCTAG